A stretch of DNA from Acidimicrobiales bacterium:
CGCCGTCATCGACGACTGCGAGGCGGCCGGGCTCCTGGAGCGCCGGCGCGACCCCGCCGACCGACGTCGGTACGCCATCCACCTGACCGACAAAGGTCGTTCCCTGCGGGCTCGTGCCCAGCAGACCGCGGCCGCCCTGCGCGAGGAGATGTTCGCCGAGCTCGACGAAGCCGAGCGGAGGACACTCCATGACCTGCTCCTGCGGCTCGCCAGCGCCGGCCCTCTCTCGGATCTCGGCGCCCACGCGGCCGTCGGCCAGCCGGGGTAGGGGCCACCGCTGCGCCCACGGGGGCGGGGACCTCTGGTTCAACATCCGATCGAGATTGGGCACCGCGGCCCGGCGTCGGCCACCCGCTTTCGACCGAATGTGCAACGGGACAAAGGTCCCGAGGCGCGCCGACTAGGCCTCGACGAGCTCCAGGATCGAGTCCGGGATGTCGAAGTTGGAGTAGACGTTCTGGACGTCGTCGTCCTCCTCGAGCCCATCGATCACCCGCAGCACCCGCCGGGCGTCGGACTCGCTGGCCAGGGGGATCGACGTGGTGGCGAGCATGGTGAGATCGGCGGAGTCGTAGGCGAAGCCGGCCGCCTCCAGGGCGGCCCGCAAGCGCCCGAGGTCCGTCGGGGGACAGGTGATCTGCCAGGTGTCGCCCTCGTCGGAGAGGTCCTCCGCCCCCGCCTCGAGGGCCACGAGCATGAGGTCGTCCTCGGCGACCGAGTTCGGCATGATCACGACGCCCTTGCGCTCGAACTGCCATGACACCGCACCGGGCTCGGCCATCGAGCCGCCGTTGCGGGTGAAGGTGCTGCGGACGTCGGCGCCGGTGCGGTTGCGATTGTCGGTCAGGCACTCGACGATCACGGCGACGCCGCCCGGCGCGTAGCCCTCGTAGGTGACGGACTCGTAGCGCACGCCTTCGAGCTCACCGGTCCCCCGCTTGATCGCCCGCTCGATGGTGTCGGTCGGTATCGATGCGTCCCGCGCCTTGCTGTACATGGTCCGCAGCGTGGCGTTGGAGTTGACGTCTCCCCCGCCCTCCCGCGCCGCCACCTCGACCTGACGCAGGACCTTGGCGAACAGCTTCCCGCGCGCCTTGTCCTGGGCGCCCTTCCGGTGCTTGATCGTGGCCCACTTCGAATGACCGGACATGGCAACCTCCTACTCGGTCGGGCCGCCGGCCCGGGAGCCGACGCTCGACAAGAAGAGCTCGTGCAGGCGCCAGTCGCCCGCCAGCTCGGGATGGAACGCCGCGACCAGCACGCTCCCGTCACGGCACACCACCGGCTGGGTAGCTGGGCCGGCCTCCCGAGCCGGTTCTGTTCTCGGGCCGGCCTCCCGGGCCGGCCTCGCCACGGTGGCCAGCACCTCGACACCGGGCCCGGCCCGCTCGACGACCGGAGCCCGGATGAAGATCGCCCGCATCGGCCCGCCCGTCACTTCGCTCACGTCGAGGTCGCTCTCGAACGACTCGACCTGGCGGCCGAAGGCATTCCTGCGCACCGACAGGTCGATGGCCCCGAAGCAGCGCTGGTCGCCCCGCCCGTCCAGCACCTCCGTCGCCAGCAGGATCATCCCGGCACAGGTGCCGAAGGCTGGCATGCCATCCGCCAACCGGTCGCCGATGGGGGCGAAGAGGCCCGATGATTCCAGGAGCATCGACATCGTGGTCGACTCCCCGCCGGGAAGGATGAGCGCGTCGACACCCGCCAGCTCCTGGGGAGACCGGACCTCGATCGGGTCGGCTCCGAGATCAGCCAGGACCCTGGCGTGCTCCCGGACGTCGCCCTGCAGCGCGAGGATCCCGACCTTCACCTGGCGGCACCTTGTGAGTCACCAGCCTCGCTCGGACAGCCGCACCTCGAGGCCGTCGATCTCGCTGCCGGGCATGGGCTCGCCCAGATTGCGGCTGACCTTGGCCAGGATGTCGGGCCGGCGGAAGTGGGTGGTCGCCTCGACGATCGCCCGGGCCCGCCGGGCGGGATCGGCACTCTTGAAGATGCCCGACCCCACGAAGACGGCCTCGGCACCGAGCTGCATGACCAACGCGGCATCGGCCGGAGTCGCTAGCCCCCCCGCACAGAAGAGCGGCACGGGCAGCCGTCCCGACTCCGCGATCTCCTGCACCAGAGTGACGGGGGCCTGGAGCTGCTTGGCCCATCCGTACAGCTCGGCCGGGTCGGCCTGCGTGATGCGGCGGATGTCACCGAGGATCGACCGCAGATGGCGAACGGCCTCGACGACGTTGCCCGTGCCCGCCTCGCCCTTCGAGCGGATGAGCGCGGCCCCCTCCGAGATGCGGCGCAGGGCCTCCCCGAGATTCGTGGCGCCACAGACGAACGGCACCGAGAAGGCCCACTTGTCGACGTGGTGTGCCTCGTCGGCCGGCGTCAACACCTCGCTCTCGTCCACATAGTCGACGCCGAGCGCCTCGAGGATCTGCGCCTCGACGAAGTGGCCGATGCGTGCCTTCGCCATCACCGGGATGGTGACCGCGCCCTGGATGGCCTCGACGAGGGCCGGATCGCTCATCCGGGCGACCCCTCCGTCACGACGGATGTCGGCCGGCACCCGCTCGAGCGCCATGACCGACACGGCGCCGGCGCTCTCGGCCACCTTCGCCTGCTCGGCGTCGACGACGTCCATGATCACGCCGCCCCGCAGCATCTCCGCCAGGCCGCGCTTCACCCGGCTGGTCGCCGTCACCCGCACGTCCTCGGCGGCCTGTCCTGTCGATCGCCCGCTCGCTGGCATCGTTTCACCCACGAAACCAAGTCTACTGGGCGTCGCGCCCGGTCAGAGCTCCCGTAGCGCCTGGAGACGCTCGTCGAGCGAGCTCCCCTGACCGAGGATCCAGAGGTGTTCGGTGGCCCTGGCCCGTGCCCTTCGGGAGTGACCCGCTGCGTCGCGGCCGACGTCGATCCTCTCCAGCGCGGAGATCAGCCCCGGCGGATAGCGGGTCAGGGCGACGGCGGCGAGGTCGGCGAGCGGTTCGCGCTGGCTCCCCGCGCCCCAGAACGGCAGGCGAGCGGCGGGGGGAAACAGGACAGCCGCCACGCCCAGGGACGTGACGGCCACCGTGCCGGGAAGGATGTCGTGGACCTTGACGTGGCTGAGCTCGTGGGCCAAAACGCCCTCCAGCTCGATTCGCTCCAGCGACGAGACGAGACCGGTCGTGACCACGATGGTCGCTCGGCGCGGGCGGAGCCCGATCGTCATTGCGTTGGGGACATCGTCGTCGACGATACGAAGCGTCGGCTTCGGTATCCCGGACGCCGCGCACAACCCGTCGATGAGATTGCGCACCCTCGGCTCCTGGTCGATCCCGACCACGCGGGCGCCCGTCAAGCGGATGGTTGCCGCCGCTCCTCCCCACCAGGCAGCCAACCCGACGACCGCGCCGGCGACGGCGCCCACGACGAGACCGACGATCACGGACACGAGCGCGCCCGCGATCACCACTCCGAGCACGAAGACGACGATCGCCGGCAAGGCGGCCAGCAGCACGGCCCGCCTGTGGTTGGCGCCGATCTCAGCCCGGCCCGTCGCCTCGGGCCCGCTCGGTGGTGTGCTCGACAGCGTCGCGCCCGGCCCTTTCATCGAACCAGCATGGCCCAGCAGCCTACGAACGGCCTCGGGCGTCAGGACGGGGCGGTTGGCGGCTGATCTCGTGGTAGATCTGCACGTAGCGCTCGGCGAGCCGGTCCATGGCGAAATCGCCGGCCCGCGCCTCGCCGGCGACGGCCAACCGTTCCCCGAGCCCTCGATCCTCCAGCGCCCGTCGCAGGGCACGGGCGAGCGCATCGACGTCCCCCGGCGGCACCAGCAGGGCATCGCGACCGTCACCCGTGACCTTGCGGTAGGCGGGAAGGTCACTGGCCACGATGGCCGTGTGCGCCGCCATCGCCTCGAGCAGCACGACTCCGAACGACTCCCCGTGCAGCGAGGGTGCGCAGAAGACCTCGGCACCTCGCAGCCGGGAGGCCACCTCCGAGTCGTTGATCCGCCCCAGCCACTCGATCCGCGTGTTGTCGATCGTCTGCTGTCGCAGCTGGGCGGTCTGTGGCCCCTCACCCACCATCCACAGCCGGGTGTCGGGCGGCAGCCGGCCGAAGGCCGCGAGCAGGGTCTCGACGCCCTTCCGCGGCTCGTGGCGGCCGATGAACACGATCGTGGGACCGACCGTCGGCCACGCCGTGGCCTTGGCGAAGCGCTCGGTCTCGATCCCATTGAACACGGGTTCGTAGATGCCGCCGAGCGCAGTCCCCGCCGTCGCCTGGGCGTCCGTCGACACGGCGCAGCGCCAGGCCAGATAGCCGACGGCCGTCCGAACGAGCGGACGGAGCAGCGAGTACGCCAGGCTGGCGCCGGAGCGGTGGAACGTGCCGACCATGGGCCGGTCCGTGTACAGCAGGGTCGTCAGGGACGGGCCCGGAGCCAGCGGCTCGTGCAGGTGCACCACGTCGAAGTCCTCGTCACGCAGCGTCCGGATCGTACGCAGCGCGCAGGGCAGGTCGGGCGCCAGCGGAGCCACCGACCCGTTGCCGGCCAGGGGGATGGACCGCCCGAGCGGCGCCACCCCGCCGTCGGGTGGCGGCCCGTCGCACGGCGCCAGCACCCGCACCTGGTGGCCTTGGGATCGCAGGGCCCGGGCCAGGCCCAGCACCTGACCCTGCACGCCACCGGGAATCGTCAAGCTGTACGGACACACCTGCGCGACGCGCACGGATCAACGGTAGCCCGGGCCAACAGGGCCGTTGTCGCCGACGCGCGGCCGCCCGCTGGAACCCCCGATGAACAGGGGGTTTCGGCTCGGTGAACCACGCGGCTCGAGGCGCCCGATGTCGAGATACCCACGACAAATCCACAAGTTGTGCTCTGGATGCACACAGGGTGCTCCGCCTACCGTCACTCTTCATCCGTGCGAGGGAGGGGCGCCCCATGACCGTGCTTGGCCCAGTATCCGGCGAGACAACGAGGCTTCAGCAGTCGACTCTGGTCGAACCGGCGGTCGATATCGACGCGCTCGACAGCCAGGTGATTCGCCTGTTCAGCCTGGTGGCTGAGGGTATCGCCGGGGCGACGACCGCTTTCCTGGCTAGCGCCCGCCAAGCCGCCGCCCTCCTCGTAGCCGAGGAGGAGGAGGTGGACGCCGTGTTCCACTCCGTGGAGGACCTGATCCGAGCCGAGGTCGTGTCCGGAACTCCGTCCTCGGAGCCACGACTGGCGCGCCTGTTGGTGATCCTGCAGATCGTGCCCGAGCTCGAGCGCAGCGGGGATCTCGTCGACCACATCCGTTGGCGGGCCCGACAGGGCCTGGCCCGCTCCCTGACGCCGACGAGCCGTGAGCTCGTGGAGCGCATGGGCCAGCGGGCGGCAGTGATGTGGAGGGCCGCCTGCTCGGCCTACCTCCAGCGCGACCGGACGATGGCCGAACGCCTGCGCCGCTGGGACGATGAGCTCGACGACCTCCACGTGACGCTGACCGTCGAGCTGGCCACGACGGACCTTCCCGTGGCTACGGCCATCGAGATGGGGCTCGTCGCCCGCTTCCTGGAGCGCCTCGGGGATCACGCCGTGAATGTCGCCCGGCGGCTCGAGACATTACCGAGCGACACATGACGAGCTCTCCCGGCTATTCCGAGAGCATCGAGCTCATCGAACGGGCCCGTTCACACGCCATCTGGGCCCGACGCCACCTGCTGTCCTACGACCCCTGCAGCGGTCCTGAGGACGAGCTCGTCCGGGCTCACCGTCTCCTCATGGCCGCCAGTCAGGCGCTCGGAACCGCAGCAATGGACTCGACCCTGCCCACGAACGTCACCAAGACACTGGTCGACTCGTGGGCAGGGCTCGACGCGTTCCTGCTCGCCGCCGGGGAGCTCGACGAGGAGTCGGGCCGCGCCGACGCCCACCAGTTCCTACGGCGCGCCGCCACCTATCTCATTGAGGCTCTCATAGAGGCGCTTCCGGGCCAGGGGGTGCGGATCCGCGTCGGAGCGGGTTGAGCAAGGCGGCCGGGGCCGGTCAGACCTGGGCCAGGACCTCGTTCAGCGTGGACGTGCTCGTGCTCCAGACCTGCCGGGCGACCTCGATGGTCGGTCCCGCCATCGGCTCTACCGGGCTCGACTTCACGAACGACTCGGCGGTGTCCAACGTGGCCAGGACGATGGTGTCGACAGCCTGCACCGCACCGCTCACCGCGATGCGGAAGACATCGATGCCCTCGGTAGCCAGGGCGGCAGTCGACAGCACGATCTGATCGGTGAGCTTGACCTCGTCGTTGGCCTGGCCGTTGGCGCCGTCTGCCGCGGGCATCAGGGAGCGTCGGGCTGCGCTACGCGCGGCCTGCGTGGACTCCTGAACGGGTGCGTCCATGGTTCCCTTCTCCTCTCCGTGACCCGCCTCGTGTAGGCGACCACTCGTCACCCTAGAAGTCTCGGGTGGCGAGCTGGTTACCTCCAGGTGAGCAACGAACGAAGCTGCCATTGCATGTGCGCGGCCTGCGCCGGCGGGACGAGCGGTTACGGTCGCCTTGATGACTCACGACACCACTTCCGACTCCACTGTGGGCGCGGGCGACCGGGTGTGGCTGATCACCGGGGCCAGCTCCGGTTTCGGGCAGGCGATCGCCGAAACGGCGCTCGCCGCCGGCGACACGGTCGTGGCCACTGCCCGGCGGACGGCGGCCGTCGAGGCTCTTGTTGCGGCCCACCCCGATCGCGCCCACGGCCTTGCCCTGGACGTCACCGACGCCGACCGCATCGGCGAGGTCGTCTCCGAGGTCCTGCACCGCGTCGGTCGCATCGACGTACTGGTGAACAACGCCGGTCACACCCAGGTCGGCGCGGTCGAAGAGACGACCGATCGGGAGCTGCGCGATCTCATGGAGGTGCACTTCTTCGGCCCTGCGGCGATGACGCGTGCGGTACTCCCCCAGATGCGCCGCCAGGGCTCCGGCGCCATCGTGCAGATGAGCAGCACCGGCGGCCAGCTCTCGTTCGCCGGGTTCTCCGCTTATTCGGCCACCAAATGCGCCCTCGAGGGATATTCGGAGGCGTTGGCCTCGGAGGTCAACCCGCTGGGGATCAAGGTGCTGATCGTCGAGCCCGGCGCGTTCCGCACCAACCTATTTGGCAGCTCGAGG
This window harbors:
- a CDS encoding YebC/PmpR family DNA-binding transcriptional regulator translates to MSGHSKWATIKHRKGAQDKARGKLFAKVLRQVEVAAREGGGDVNSNATLRTMYSKARDASIPTDTIERAIKRGTGELEGVRYESVTYEGYAPGGVAVIVECLTDNRNRTGADVRSTFTRNGGSMAEPGAVSWQFERKGVVIMPNSVAEDDLMLVALEAGAEDLSDEGDTWQITCPPTDLGRLRAALEAAGFAYDSADLTMLATTSIPLASESDARRVLRVIDGLEEDDDVQNVYSNFDIPDSILELVEA
- the pdxT gene encoding pyridoxal 5'-phosphate synthase glutaminase subunit PdxT translates to MKVGILALQGDVREHARVLADLGADPIEVRSPQELAGVDALILPGGESTTMSMLLESSGLFAPIGDRLADGMPAFGTCAGMILLATEVLDGRGDQRCFGAIDLSVRRNAFGRQVESFESDLDVSEVTGGPMRAIFIRAPVVERAGPGVEVLATVARPAREAGPRTEPAREAGPATQPVVCRDGSVLVAAFHPELAGDWRLHELFLSSVGSRAGGPTE
- the pdxS gene encoding pyridoxal 5'-phosphate synthase lyase subunit PdxS, which codes for MPASGRSTGQAAEDVRVTATSRVKRGLAEMLRGGVIMDVVDAEQAKVAESAGAVSVMALERVPADIRRDGGVARMSDPALVEAIQGAVTIPVMAKARIGHFVEAQILEALGVDYVDESEVLTPADEAHHVDKWAFSVPFVCGATNLGEALRRISEGAALIRSKGEAGTGNVVEAVRHLRSILGDIRRITQADPAELYGWAKQLQAPVTLVQEIAESGRLPVPLFCAGGLATPADAALVMQLGAEAVFVGSGIFKSADPARRARAIVEATTHFRRPDILAKVSRNLGEPMPGSEIDGLEVRLSERGW
- a CDS encoding M48 family metalloprotease, translating into MKGPGATLSSTPPSGPEATGRAEIGANHRRAVLLAALPAIVVFVLGVVIAGALVSVIVGLVVGAVAGAVVGLAAWWGGAAATIRLTGARVVGIDQEPRVRNLIDGLCAASGIPKPTLRIVDDDVPNAMTIGLRPRRATIVVTTGLVSSLERIELEGVLAHELSHVKVHDILPGTVAVTSLGVAAVLFPPAARLPFWGAGSQREPLADLAAVALTRYPPGLISALERIDVGRDAAGHSRRARARATEHLWILGQGSSLDERLQALREL
- a CDS encoding glycosyltransferase family 4 protein translates to MRVAQVCPYSLTIPGGVQGQVLGLARALRSQGHQVRVLAPCDGPPPDGGVAPLGRSIPLAGNGSVAPLAPDLPCALRTIRTLRDEDFDVVHLHEPLAPGPSLTTLLYTDRPMVGTFHRSGASLAYSLLRPLVRTAVGYLAWRCAVSTDAQATAGTALGGIYEPVFNGIETERFAKATAWPTVGPTIVFIGRHEPRKGVETLLAAFGRLPPDTRLWMVGEGPQTAQLRQQTIDNTRIEWLGRINDSEVASRLRGAEVFCAPSLHGESFGVVLLEAMAAHTAIVASDLPAYRKVTGDGRDALLVPPGDVDALARALRRALEDRGLGERLAVAGEARAGDFAMDRLAERYVQIYHEISRQPPRPDARGRS
- a CDS encoding PhoU domain-containing protein, with the translated sequence MTVLGPVSGETTRLQQSTLVEPAVDIDALDSQVIRLFSLVAEGIAGATTAFLASARQAAALLVAEEEEVDAVFHSVEDLIRAEVVSGTPSSEPRLARLLVILQIVPELERSGDLVDHIRWRARQGLARSLTPTSRELVERMGQRAAVMWRAACSAYLQRDRTMAERLRRWDDELDDLHVTLTVELATTDLPVATAIEMGLVARFLERLGDHAVNVARRLETLPSDT
- a CDS encoding oxidoreductase, which encodes MTHDTTSDSTVGAGDRVWLITGASSGFGQAIAETALAAGDTVVATARRTAAVEALVAAHPDRAHGLALDVTDADRIGEVVSEVLHRVGRIDVLVNNAGHTQVGAVEETTDRELRDLMEVHFFGPAAMTRAVLPQMRRQGSGAIVQMSSTGGQLSFAGFSAYSATKCALEGYSEALASEVNPLGIKVLIVEPGAFRTNLFGSSRHESAAMSVYEDSVGPTRAMISDTAGRQPGDPVRAAAAIVAALESEAPPLRLALGSDAVDAIGTHLDLVRRDLETWESVSRQTDFED